In Juglans microcarpa x Juglans regia isolate MS1-56 chromosome 7D, Jm3101_v1.0, whole genome shotgun sequence, the following are encoded in one genomic region:
- the LOC121239897 gene encoding nudix hydrolase 9, which yields MEKAAVSASSKAREPSPPFKLLLSCPAGLSPSQVSVVFDEAYDRSRHPDTYLENSIAEIWDQRVQINKSLYNGTKFRYGGNVLLHGDGPNQVSRVCLHLGLTDYRTFMGTNLNPLWEKFLVPSEDDSICCQHTSSPLGNGAIVETSDNKIIVLRRSINVGEFPGHFVFPGGHPEPQEIGITSHQYAKDSTESELINQKVSQEMFDSIIREVVEEIGVPVASLHNPLFIGISRRELNVRPAAFFFIKCSLESKEIQKLYLSAQDGYESTQLYAVSVTDLGTMASNMPGCHQGGLALYKLMVEALTIT from the exons ATGGAGAAGGCAGCAGTTTCTGCTAGTTCCAAGGCCAGGGAGCCTTCTCCTCCTTTCAAGCTTCTCCTCTCCTGCCCCGCTGGTCTTTCACCATCACAG GTATCTGTGGTTTTTGATGAAGCGTATGATCGGAGTCGCCACCCGGACACCTACTTAGAAAATTCCATTGCTGAG ATATGGGATCAAAGGGTTCAGATAAACAAGTCATTGTACAACGGCACAAAGTTCCGG TATGGAGGAAACGTCTTGCTTCATGGAGATGGACCTAACCAAGTTTCTCGTGTCTGCCTCCACCTAGGTTTGACAGATTACag GACTTTTATGGGGACAAACTTAAATCCTTTGTGGGAAAAGTTCTTGGTTCCGTCAGAAG ATGACAGTATTTGTTGTCAACACACTTCAAGTCCACTGGGTAACGGTGCAATAGTGGAGACATCcgacaataaaataattgtgcTGCGAAGGAGTATAAATGTTGGGGAATTTCCTGGACACTTCGTTTTCCCAGGAGGTCATCCAGAG CCCCAAGAAATTGGAATAACATCCCATCAGTATGCCAAGGACTCGACAGAGTCTGAGCTTATTAACCAAAAAGTTTCTCAAGAGATGTTTGATAGCATTATTCGTGAAGTAGTTGAAGAAATTGGAGTACCTGTGGCATCCCTT CACAATCCACTTTTCATTGGTATATCCCGCAGGGAGTTGAATGTAAGGCCAGCTGCATTTTTCTTCATCAAATGCAGTCTGGAGTCAAAGGAAATTCAAAAACTGTATTTGAGTGCACAAGATGGTTATGAGTCAACTCAGCTCTATGCAGTTTCAGTG ACTGATTTGGGGACCATGGCATCAAATATGCCAGGCTGCCATCAAGGTGGACTGGCTCTCTACAAGTTGATGGTAGAAGCTCTGACAATTACCTGA
- the LOC121239627 gene encoding ankyrin repeat-containing protein At5g02620-like, translating into MEAPTEQPEAGQQGVPRKKMTKQLTGKREDTLLHTVVREGNLPVVVEILSSTGEAELKELLAKQNQAGETALYVAAEYGFVDLVREMIKHYDLADAGIKARNSFDAFHVAAKQGDLELLKVLMEAHPELSMTVDVTNATALHTAAAQGHTEVVNFLLQAGSSLATIAKSNGKTALHSAARNGHLEVVKVLLKKEPGITKRTDKKGQTALHMAVKGQSSEVVEELIMADPSSVNIVDNKGNTALHIATRKGRSQIVRMLLGHDETDTKAVNRTGETAIDTAEKTGHPDIAAILQEFGVESAKNIKPQAPTSTARELKQTVSDIKHEVHHQLEHTRQTRKRVYGIAKRLNKMHSEGLNNAINSTTVVAVLIATVAFAAIFTVPGQYVDDPKDIPPGLSLGEANIAPKAAFLIFFIFDSIALFISLAVVVVQTSVVVIESKAKKQMMAVINKLMWLACVLVSVAFLALSFVVVGESHRWLAIGVTIIGTTIMAATLGTMCFWIVRHRIETSNLRSIRRSSLGTRSRSGSMSVMSDSEILNNEYKKMYAI; encoded by the exons ATGGAGGCACCAACGGAGCAGCCAGAAGCAGGGCAGCAGGGCGTGCCCCGCAAAAAGATGACGAAGCAGTTAACTGGAAAACGTGAGGATACGCTATTGCATACGGTGGTGAGAGAAGGAAATCTTCCTGTCGTGGTGGAAATCCTTAGTAGCACCGGAGAGGCCGAATTGAAGGAATTGTTGGCAAAGCAAAATCAAGCTGGCGAGACAGCTCTTTATGTCGCCGCAGAATATGGTTTTGTTGATTTGGTTAGGGAGATGATCAAGCACTATGATCTTGCTGATGCTGGAATCAAAGCAAGAAATAGCTTTGATGCATTCCACGTTGCTGCGAAACAAGGAGACTTgg AGCTATTGAAAGTCCTAATGGAGGCCCATCCGGAATTATCGATGACCGTGGATGTAACAAACGCGACGGCTCTGCACACTGCTGCAGCGCAAGGGCACACTGAGGTAGTGAACTTTTTGTTGCAGGCAGGAAGTAGCCTGGCAACCATTGCAAAAAGTAATGGGAAAACAGCTTTGCATTCTGCAGCTAGAAACGGGCATTTGGAGGTTGTGAAAGTGCTTCTGAAAAAGGAGCCTGGCATTACAAAACGGACAGATAAGAAGGGTCAGACAGCACTGCACATGGCAGTGAAAGGACAGAGtagtgaggtggtggaggagttGATTATGGCAGATCCTTCTTCTGTAAACATAGTTGATAATAAGGGCAACACCGCGTTGCATATAGCAACCAGGAAGGGTAGATCTCAG ATTGTAAGGATGCTTCTTGGACACGATGAAACAGACACAAAAGCCGTCAACAGGACTGGTGAAACTGCCATTGACACTGCCGAGAAAACCGGCCACCCAGATATCGCAGCTATTCTTCAGGAATTTGGGGTTGAGAGCGCCAAGAATATCAAGCCTCAAGCACCAACAAGCACTGCTCGTGAGTTAAAACAAACGGTAAGTGACATCAAGCACGAAGTCCACCATCAGCTAGAGCACACCCGCCAAACCAGAAAACGTGTTTATGGCATTGCCAAACGTCTCAACAAAATGCACTCAGAAGGTCTTAACAATGCAATCAACTCCACAACTGTTGTGGCTGTCCTTATTGCCACAGTCGCATTTGCAGCCATATTCACAGTCCCTGGCCAATATGTTGATGACCCAAAAGACATTCCTCCTGGCCTCTCCCTTGGGGAAGCAAATATCGCTCCAAAAGCTGcattcttgatcttcttcatctttgatTCCATTGCCCTGTTCATTTCCCTGGCAGTTGTGGTGGTGCAGACCTCAGTGGTAGTTATAGAAAGCAAGGCAAAGAAGCAGATGATGGCAGTTATCAACAAGCTAATGTGGTTAGCTTGCGTGCTTGTCTCAGTGGCATTCTTGGCTCTTTCATTTGTTGTTGTGGGTGAGAGTCATAGGTGGCTGGCAATTGGAGTTACAATTATAGGAACAACCATAATGGCTGCTACTTTGGGTACCATGTGTTTTTGGATTGTCAGGCATCGGATTGAAACCTCAAATTTGAGGAGCATTCGGAGATCATCATTGGGTACCAGATCAAGGTCCGGGTCAATGTCAGTAATGTCAGATTCTGAGATCCTTAACaatgaatacaaaaaaatgtaCGCAATTTGA